ATTATTAGATGAAAGTTTAACACACATTAAATCCAACAATCACAAggtgcattgttttttttttttgacaaacatTGTGAACAGACAGCTTTTAAAGCTCATCGTGCCCATGCGTCTGTCATGATGTTCAGTTCTCCTCCATCACGCTCATCTGTAGCCTGCTCCAGATTGCCGAATCTCCCGTCTGAAGAGCAGCTACATACAGGTTAGCGTGTTCACGCAGCCGCTCCAGCTCGCTCTGCGTCCGTCGGTTTTGCCGAATTAACTCTTTCGTGCGCAACGTGATGTCCAACAGCCCTGACTTACTGAGAATATTGTAAGTGTTACAGAATCGTTTTAACTTGTTGTCCGTGCCACTGGCAGAAACACATTGTGAATTAGGAGCGAGCACCCGTGAGGTCAGGTCAGGACAGTCATCGGTGGATTCTGTGCTTCTTGCGCGTGTCTGCCGTTCGCCATGCGGAGAGCTACTATCACCTGAATTAGCGGAGGCGTTGTGGGTAGGGGTGGATGCAGGCAACGGGCTGGGTAACGTTACCACGGCTGACGCATCGGAGGACTCGCTGTGCCCCACGTCTTTCTGACTGCCATCCAACTGAGAGGAACTGGAGCTGTACGTGGATCTGCTGCCGGTGCTGCCTCCCTTCTTTGGGTTTTCTCCAGGGTGAGGGGCAATTTTGGGGTAGGATTTGAGGATGGGTAGGTACTTTTTGTGTTGACGCCGTTTGGAAGGAGGTCCCTTTGACACTGCAGCAGTTTTTTGGGGAATCATGGGTTGGAGGAAGACGACCTGAGGTTGCTGAACCATCTCAACAGCTGGACTGAAGCTCCAGGGTTTTAAAGCTGACGGGTTCTCTCCCGACTGCCGATAATCAAGAAAAGATGAAAGATTATCACTCAACCTGCACACTGGGATCCTAATGTAAACGTTTCTGGAATTTTGTCTGGAATGATGTATTGCCAAGGGGGTAAAGGAGGGCGTGCCACCCCAATTTTCTTATCAGACATAAATTAAATTGGAGAGCTAAATTCATTCATATACTTTGAACAAAAACGCTTGCATTAATAACATGTCTATCTCAATTCATCCAATGACTGCAACTACCTAATCGCAAGAAGCAAGTCTACATAAAGGCGCAGTGCAACTCAGCAACCTATGTTGCATTTCCTTGATGTTTAAGCCTGCGAGGTTTTAAACATTCATTTCTTAACACTTATGTTTATTTGATTATGCCATCCTGACGCCGGGCCTGTGTATTGCTCATGTTTGTGCATGGATCACACTtataaaatgataataaatcttttttgtcattttttatttttgtattgaaCATAAGGTGACACATACTGAACTAACagtatatataaaattaaaaagggatgttaaccgatgaccagaaaaaaaagttgttggttaaaaaaaagtgatctctaaattaggctattatagacagtggactaaacgCTACTACAGTCAAGTGATCTCATTCCAATTTCCAGgatctttttgtgtgaagtgaacaaacCCCTCACACTCAATTTTTCATAACTCGCCTATTTGTACTTATgaaacaataaatacatttgggGCAAGGTCACGGCACTTGGGTTTGCGAAAGTAAACGCTACAGGCTAAAA
The nucleotide sequence above comes from Paramisgurnus dabryanus chromosome 12, PD_genome_1.1, whole genome shotgun sequence. Encoded proteins:
- the cipcb gene encoding CLOCK-interacting pacemaker; amino-acid sequence: MMSKKLKDEEHMRGMAKFKGKRRERSESERDSGFSDASSEHMSVIDQTDPDEASCSVGSSRSGSRSQPSQLAAAVGGGALQGLSPMIIMNNVVLKQSGENPSALKPWSFSPAVEMVQQPQVVFLQPMIPQKTAAVSKGPPSKRRQHKKYLPILKSYPKIAPHPGENPKKGGSTGSRSTYSSSSSQLDGSQKDVGHSESSDASAVVTLPSPLPASTPTHNASANSGDSSSPHGERQTRARSTESTDDCPDLTSRVLAPNSQCVSASGTDNKLKRFCNTYNILSKSGLLDITLRTKELIRQNRRTQSELERLREHANLYVAALQTGDSAIWSRLQMSVMEEN